In the Urocitellus parryii isolate mUroPar1 chromosome 1, mUroPar1.hap1, whole genome shotgun sequence genome, AAAATATATTGCTGAGCCTATTGCCTTAATACATGAGCACTAGTATATTATAATTGTTCAAAGAGAGTATGTATTACCTGGTAAGGACAAAGAAATATAATGAGTCATATGATATTAGGTTTCTGTCACAGGCTACACTGGGGATATTGCTAAAGGATCTGAATTAGGAATTGCATTTTGAGACATGCTTCCCTCAAAGTAAAGTAGAAATCAGCGAGAAGAAGAGGATATGAACACTGAGACAGGCATTAATTAATTACAGGGAATCAATGAAGGAAGAGGCAGCAGCTGTAGTCAGTGGAGTCAAGGACACTCAGTTACATATGAGCAGGGAAAAGAGCAGCTTTCTCATAATCTGGGGAGCATATTTGAGTTGCCAGGTCCAAAGCTGAATGAAGTTTAGAGTGAAAATATTCCAAGCTTCTTAACTTAGTGACAGTTGGAATCCAATGGAGGAGTGAAGAAGGAATCCCATATTGCTAGGTTTGTTTATCCATGTGTACAATATAATGACACATAAAATCTTGCTAGTCTGTACAAAAATTTTATAGAGCAGAAACGCCAATTAGGAGAGTAAAAAGAGATAGGAATGATTACGGATAGGTCCCCAAATTCCCAGATAGctaaaattaaatttggaaagATTAGACCTTCTTCTAAACTTCCATTTGAGTGGATCATCTTAGGGAGAATCCCAGGGCTATCCATGTTCAAGTGAAGGTAGAGGTATTGGATGCCAACAGCATTTTCACTGGAGCTCTCAAACTGTAGTGTATGGTCAGTTGGGGCCAGGAGATTCTCCTTGTGACTCAGAAGTTCTTTCCTTCTACACTTGCTTTATGTTCTTAGGTGACTCCAATGATCCTAGTTTGCCAACAGCATTTTTGTAGCCAAGGAAAGAATGTTCCTGTGGGACATCAAAGAGAATTCTGGTTGATCCTACACACCAGAATAGAAGATGATCAAGCGCCAGGATCAATATTGCTATACTTCTGAGCATAATTCTTAGGTAGTGGGGATAACAAAAAGACcaaaatttagaaatcattttctcaGATAAATTTTCTACATTGGTAGATAGGAAGGAGTTGGAATGACCCATGCAAACAATGCATAGTGGAAAGAATCAAGTCTCCCACACcagaagtttgttttttgtttgttgttttgtttgaaacagctagaaggaaggggaaatgtgggagaaaataaagaagttagcAAGGAAATTTTGAAGGGGAAAATGAGAGAAGGCAATTAGGCATTTTTCAGTATGCCTGCCTTCAAACCAAAAGTGAGATGATACCTGGTCCACAGATGATTGAAACAAGTAGGGACTGGAAAAATCAGGGCAACCCTCCTGCACACCTACCAGGCACCACCATGTGTGTGACATCCATAAGAGTGATTTAGATCAGTGACCTAGTGTTActgaagctgttttttttttaagatagtgaCTTATTATTAATATGGTTATAGTATTatatgatgatggtgatgatgatgatgacaaagattatgattttaatttttatattatattggtGCTTTGGAATTAAACCATGTCCCTTGTGCTGCAAGAATAAACTCCATTCCTGTGCTTAATTCTGATCTCTAGATGCCTCATTTTCTGCTCCTCAGCACTTTCAGAAAATATGTGATATCATGTCTGGGAGTTTTATGCCACACTCctgtttttaaacagaattttttaaagaaatttattccaGAGTAAGATCCAGCGAGGAGCCCCAGCGCGAGCGCGCAGCCTGAGAGCTCGAGCCGCCTCCGCCGCGAGACGCCCCCTCGGCCGCCGCCGCCTGCGCCGCGAGATCCCTGAGAGCGAGCCCGGCCGTCGCGACCACCAGCCGCGCCAACCGCCGACCAACCGCCACCGAGGTGCCCGAGTGAGAGCAGAGGAGGCGGCATGAGCGAGGCGGGCGAggccaccagcaccaccaccaccaccctcccgCAGGCTCCGGCGGAGGCGGCCGCTGCGGCGCCCCAGGACCCCGCGCCCAAGAGCCCTGTGGGCAGCGGTGCGCCCCAGGCCGTGGCTCCCGCGCCCGCCGCCCTCGTCGCAGGAAACCCCGGTGGGGACGCGGCCCCGGCAGCCACGGGCACCGCGGCCCCCGCCTCTTCAGCCACCGCCGGCAGCGAAGACGCGGAGAAAAAAGTTCTCGCCACCAAAGTCCTTGGCACTGTCAAATGGTTCAACGTCAGAAATGGATATGGATTTATAAATCGAAATGACACCAAAGAAGATGTATTTGTACATCAGACTGCCATCAAGAAGAATAACCCACGGAAATATCTGCGTAGTGTAGGAGATGGAGAAACTGTGGAGTTTGATGTGGTTGAAGGAGAAAAGGGTGCTGAAGCAGCCAATGTGACTGGCCCAGATGGAGTTCCTGTAGAAGGGAGTCGATATGCTGCTGATCGGCGCCGTTATAGACGTGGCTACTATGGCAGACGCCGTGGACCTCCCCGTAATTacgctggggaggaggaggaggaagggagcgGCAGCAGTGAAGGATTTGACCCCCCTGCCACTGACGGGCAGTTCTCTGGGGCCCGGAGTCAGCTGCGCCGCCCCCAGTACCGCCCTCAGTACCGGCAGCGGCGGTTCCCGCCTTACCA is a window encoding:
- the LOC144256414 gene encoding Y-box-binding protein 3; this translates as MSEAGEATSTTTTTLPQAPAEAAAAAPQDPAPKSPVGSGAPQAVAPAPAALVAGNPGGDAAPAATGTAAPASSATAGSEDAEKKVLATKVLGTVKWFNVRNGYGFINRNDTKEDVFVHQTAIKKNNPRKYLRSVGDGETVEFDVVEGEKGAEAANVTGPDGVPVEGSRYAADRRRYRRGYYGRRRGPPRNYAGEEEEEGSGSSEGFDPPATDGQFSGARSQLRRPQYRPQYRQRRFPPYHVGQTFDRRSRVFPHPNRMQAGEIGEMKDGVPEGAQLPGPVHRNPTYRPRYRRGPPRPRPAPAVGEAEDKENQQAANGPNQPSARLGYRRPYNYRRRPPSSKCSFTRWQRDQGR